The following proteins are co-located in the Fusarium verticillioides 7600 chromosome 7, whole genome shotgun sequence genome:
- a CDS encoding 40S ribosomal protein S3, which translates to MAHPGSQISKRRKFVADGVFYAELNEFFQRELAEEGYSGVEVRVTPTVTDIIIRATHTQEVLGEQGRRIRELTSLIQKRFKFPENSVSLYAAKVQNRGLSAVAQCESLRYKLLNGLAVRRACYGVLRFIMESGAKGCEVVVSGKLRAARAKSMKFTDGFMIHSGQPAKDFIDHATRHVLLRQGVLGIKVKIMRGSDPEGKAGPQKTLPDAVTIIEPKEEQAVLQPVSQDYGAKAAQAAQAAQDARVAEEEGGDEVQAVEQ; encoded by the exons ATGGCTCACCCCGGATCTCAGAT CTCCAAGCGGAGAAAGTTCGTCGCCGACGGTGTCTTCTACGCCGAGCTCAACGAGTTCTTCCAGCGCGAGCTCGCTGAGGAGGGCTACTCCGGCGTCGAGGTCCGCGTTACCCCCACCGTCaccgatatcatcatccgagCCACCCACACCCAGGAGGTTCTCGGCGAGCAGGGCCGCCGCATTCGTGAGCTCACCTCGCTCATCCAGAAGCGATTCAAGTTCCCCGAGAACTCCGTCTCCCTCTACGCCGCCAAGGTCCAGAACCGTGGTCTCTCCGCCGTCGCCCAGTGCGAGTCCCTCCGATACAAGCTTCTTAACGGTCTCGCCGTCCGACGTGCTTGCTATGGTGTCCTccgcttcatcatggagtcTGGTGCCAAGGGTTGCGAGGTTGTCGTCTCCGGTAAGCTCCGTGCTGCCCGTGCCAAGTCCATGAAGTTCACCGACGGCTTCATGATTCACTCTGGTCAGCCCGCCAAGGACTTCATCGATCACGCTACCCGTCACGTTCTCCTCCGACAGGGTGTCCTGGGtatcaaggtcaagatcatgCGCGGCTCCGACCCTGAGGGCAAGGCCGGTCCCCAAAAGACTCTCCCTGACGCTGTCACCATTATCGAGCCCAAGGAGGAGCAGGCTGTCCTCCAGCCTGTCAGCCAGGACTACGGCGCTAAGGCCGCCCAAGCCGCTCAGGCTGCTCAGGATGCtcgtgttgctgaggaggagggtggcGATGAGgtccaggctgttgagcaATAG
- a CDS encoding phenylalanyl-tRNA synthetase, beta subunit, producing MPTISVDKYKLYEALGQKFTTEEFEDLCFEFGIELDEDTENDERPIVNGEQEPPQLKIEIPANRYDMLCFEGIVTNLNIFRGRIEPPKYRLVEPASGKLESITVKPEAEQVRPYVSGAILRNIKFDKSRYESFISLQDKLHQNLARNRTLVSIGTHDYDTIKGPFTYEALPPKDIKFIPLNQTKEMDSAELMNFYETDKHLGRFLHIIRDSPVYPAIYDSNRVVCSLPPIINGDHSKITLDTTNVFIEITATDLTKLDIVTDIMVTMFSMYCSEPFTVEPVQINSDHNNQTRVTPNLKPRVAEVEIDYLNSCTGLTESPESLCKLLSKMSYTSTPSTKDSNILEVAIPPTRADVLHQCDVMEDLAVCYGYNNLPRTAPSRSATVGAPLLVNKLSDIIRIEAAVAGWSEVMPLILCSHDENFAWLNRNDDGNTVVRLANPKTAEYQVVRSTLLPGLLKTIRENKGHSVPMKIFEVSDVVFKDESQERKARNERHFAAAWYGRTSGFEVVHGLLDRVLLMLRTAFLTHEEGLSGKSVDYEVKENPSKPDGYWIEELDDATFFAGHAASVYLRLGGKERRIGEFGILHPTVLEKFDLKYPVSTLEINLEVFL from the exons atgcctacCATTTCCGTCGACAAGTACAAGCTTTACGAAGCCCTCGGTCAAAA ATTCACGACCGAGGAGTTTGAGGACCTTTGCTTCGAGTTCGGTATCGAGCTTGACGAGGATACTGAGAATGATGAGCGTCCAATTGTAAACGGCGAGCAGGAGCCTCCtcagctcaagattgagattcCCGCCAACCGATATGACATGCTCTGTTTTGAGGGTATTGTCAccaatctcaacatcttccgcGGACGAATTGAGCCTCCCAAGTACCGTTTAGTCGAGCCCGCAAGCGGCAAGCTTGAGTCAATCACCGTCAAGCCCGAAGCCGAGCAGGTCCGGCCATATGTCTCTGGCGCTATCCTCCGCAACATCAAGTTCGACAAGAGCCGATACGAGTCCTTCATCTCTCTACAAGACAAGCTTCACCAGAATCTTGCTCGAAACCGAACACTAGTCTCCATTGGTACCCACGACTATGATACTATCAAAGGTCCCTTCACCTATGAGGCTCTCCCCCCCAAGGATATTAAGTTCATCCCCCTGAACCAGACCAAGGAGATGGACTCTGCTGAGTTGATGAACTTCTATGAGACTGATAAGCACCTGGGCCGCTTCCTCCACATCATTCGCGACTCACCAGTCTACCCTGCGATCTACGACTCCAACCGTGTTGTCTGTTCCCTTCCTCCAATTATCAACGGTGATCACTCCAAGATTACACTTGACACCACCAATGTTTTTATTGAAATCACCGCCACCGACCTCACCAAACTCGACATCGTCACCGACATCATGGTCACCATGTTCTCCATGTACTGCTCTGAGCCTTTCACTGTCGAGCCCGTCCAGATCAACTCCGACCATAACAACCAAACCCGAGTCACTCCTAACCTGAAGCCCAGagttgctgaggttgaaatCGACTACCTCAACAGCTGCACCGGGCTCACCGAGTCTCCCGAGAGCCTGTGCAAGCTTCTCTCCAAGATGTCCTACACCTCTACACCCTCAACAAAAGATTCCAACATCCTCGAGGTTGCTATCCCCCCAACCCGAGCGGATGTCCTTCATCAATGCGACGTGatggaagatcttgctgtGTGCTACGGATACAACAACCTTCCTCGTACTGCTCCTTCACGAAGTGCTACCGTTGGTGCCCCCCTGCTGGTCAACAAGCTCAGTGATATTATCCGAATCGAGGCCGCCGTTGCTGGCTGGAGTGAGGTTATGCCCCTAATCTTGTGCAGTCACGACGAGAACTTTGCTTGGCTAAACCGTAACGATGACGGAAACACCGTCGTACGTCTGGCCAACCCCAAGACCGCTGAGTATCAGGTCGTGCGATCAACTCTTCTACctggtcttctcaagactaTTCGTGAGAACAAGGGCCATAGTGTGCCaatgaagatctttgaggtCTCTGACGTTGTCTTCAAGGATGAGTCTCAAGAACGCAAGGCTCGCAACGAGCGGCATTTCGCCGCCGCCTGGTACGGTCGAACAAGTGGTTTCGAGGTCGTCCATGGCCTGCTTGATCGTGTTCTTCTCATGCTTCGAACTGCATTCCTCACCCACGAGGAGGGTCTTTCTGGCAAGAGTGTCGATtatgaggtcaaggagaacCCCAGCAAGCCCGATGGTTACTGgatcgaggagcttgatgatgccacCTTCTTTGCTGGCCATGCTGCTTCCGTATATCTCCGTCTTGGCGGAAAAGAGAGACGCATCGGCGAGTTCGGCATCTTGCATCCTACCgtgttggagaagtttgatTTGAA ATACCCTGTCAGCACTCTCGAGATCAATCTCGAGGTTTTCCTGTAA